Within Chaetodon auriga isolate fChaAug3 chromosome 7, fChaAug3.hap1, whole genome shotgun sequence, the genomic segment cAAATCTATTCTATACaaaataattgtgtttttgttctatGGAATAGTACTAAATGgtgaattattaattatttgtaTCTACATTAGATGCAGAGCTCATTTACTTTCCATTCATTGAAGGCTACTGTAAGCAATCCATATCCTTAGCACACACAAGCAATTCTTTAAACGGCCTAATTAACAGTTACAGCTAAGATTTTCACAGCAATTACATGCACACAATACATTTTCTTGTTAGGAAATAATAAACAAGGcatgatgataaataaatgcCAAGAAGTAATTTCCACTAATGTCTCCTACAATACAGTACATCTTTAATGTATGATTATAAATGAAGTAATTAAATATGAGATTTACAGATGCAAACTCTGTATTACTGTGTCTGAATTATATAAAATGCAAGAATATCTTGCCATACTCTACTATATCTGAAGTACATTATATGAAAGTTAAAAGTAACAGTAGCATCATATTTTAAAATTAAGAAGtcacatttaaattaaaaattctTCCCATGACATGTTTCTTGGTATTTGTCTCTGGCTTGATCAATATTATGTAACATTTAGGTGAAAAAATACTAATTAATAAGCCAAATGCTGAAGACAAAATTGCAAATATTTCCACAGCTACAGTGAACTTCCCAGGAGAGCTGATGTATGCTGGGATAAAGGTGATCCAGACAGCGCAGAATATCAACATGCTGAACGTGATGAATTTGGCTTCATTAAAGTTATCGGGCAGCTTTCTTGCTAGAAATGCCAGGACCAAACATATTATTGCGAGGAGCCCTATGTACCCCAGCACTGCATAGAAAGCAGCCTCAGAGCCTGTGTTACACTCTAAAATGATCTTCTTGCTGTATTTGAACACCATATCTGGGAAAGGTGGGTTTAACTTGAGCCACAACACGCATATCACTATCTGAATCAAAGTGCAGAAGCAAACTATGATCCTTTGCTGTGCGGGACCAAACTTTCCTGCAACTTTGTTTCCAGGAACTGTGGCTTTGAAAGCTGTGACAACAACAATAGTTTTTCCCAAGACACATGAAATGCAAAGTGCAAATGTCACACCAAAAGCTGTGTGTCGCAGCATGCATGTCCAGACTGTGGGTCTGCCAATGAAcgtgagaggacagagaaaacacaaaaaaagagaaaacaacaggaaacagctcagctcagagttgCTGGCCTTTATCAAAGGAGTTTCTCTGTGGAGGATAAAGATCATCATTGTGGCCAGCGTCAGGGACGCCCCCAGCAGGGATACAACTGTGATAGCTATTCCCATTGGCTCGTGATATGTCAGGAATTCAATTGTTTTAGGAACGcactcatctctcctctcattgGACCAGTATTCCTTTGGACAGGGTGTGCAGTCGGCTGCACCTGTTAAACATGACATCAGGTCAGTGTCTATAAATATAACTATATATTCATTtaactatataaataaaatggactggactgggcattttgaaaaaatgaaattgaaattaaaAGCAAGAAAACTAGGGAGTAACACAAGAATATTTTGAACATTGAATACATGCAAAGAACATGATTTTGTTATTATCATCGTATTACTATGATATTGatatgtgaatgtttgtttagTCTGGCATACATGCTTCTGATACCTGTTGAGTTGGCTATAGTTCCATCAGCACATGTGATACAGTCAAAACAACAGGTGGGTTTTCCCTTTATTTGAGCCTTCCTGGTTCCCACTGGACAAACATTAGTGCACACTGATGTTGGgacctgaggaaaaaaaaaaaaaaatgtaacaacagTGCAGCTACATTCAGTTGATGCTATGTTTAAAAAGGAAACATGGTTCAAACTCTACAAGTTTATTGCATGAAAAAAGTCTTCATGATTACCATTTTCCCTGTCCTCCACACAATGTCTTCCTCCTGGATGCTGAGCTTATAATCACCAttagcagcagtagcaaaatGACCAAGTGTGACATGTTGCACTTGCCCATCTATCAACTGCCAGTTAATAACATCATAAGAAGCAGGAGGGTCACCATTGACATCAAAAAAGACATTATCCCCAAACTGATTCCTAAAATTGACCATTTGTAGATGATCAGTGACCTGAGAAAAGGAACAGGTATTAATAAGatgttcattgtttatttgCTGACCTTTGgacatattttggatttttcttgttctttttctcacCTGTTTGGGATTAATGTCTGATATATTCAAACATGGCcttgctgttttttctccaaCCGGTTGGCAGAATACCAGTTGATGGAGGGCGTGTGCAATAGCATAAACTGCTTTATACACATTATAGGACACTCTGAGCTGTGTGACATTGAAGAACACATCCTGGGAATTCATCAATGTCTCATTGCCTTTGCATAGTTCAGTTGTTGCCTCTGTACTGGTGTGTTCCCCAGGTGAAACAGGTCTACAGCCCACCATAATCTCCCAAAAATCCCTCACAAAGGCTGCACTTGGATCAGAATAAGGATTAATACCTTTAAGAAATGGTTTTAGATTTGGAATAGCCATCTTCTGCACCACAAATCCCAGGGCTCCACCAAAAGCTTGGTAGATTTCAGGTGTGGAGGGTCGAACTGCTGTTATCCAGGCCTCACTGGCAATCCACTGAATACCTGTAATGTTCTGTCTCACAACCTCTCTCATCAAAGGGTAAAAGTCACCCTCTGGAACAAAAGCAAGAATGACTTTGACAGTTGACTGCTTGATCATTTCCACAACATCCAGAACTTTATCCATAGTGTATGTACGTAGAATTGTCCCGACAAATGCAATACAAACCCCAAGCTTTCTGACCTCTTCAGTAAAAGCCAGGATCCCATTCCGCCCATAGTCATTGTCTGACTGTATGGCCCCAATCCACTGCCAGCCAAAACGTTTGACCAATGCAGCCAAAGCTTTTGCCTGGAAGTAGTCGCTGGGGATTGTCCGAAAAAATGTAGGATATTTAGCTCTGTCACTCAGGCAGGCACATGTTGAGAAGTAACTTACCTatgaaaaaacaccaaaagaaatctgaaaaaacaaaactcaacacaagcaccaaaaaaaaacactgaatatcaCAGAACACCAATGCAGTAAAACATCTCATTTAATCTCTTACTATTGGCACTTGAAATGGTCCAAGAGCTCCAGCCACAGCTAAAGACTGAGATGATCCTGACTCTGCTATGACAGCAGAGATAGCTGGAGGACAAGGAGAAGTCAATTCTGTCTCCTCTGGTCTACTAGCCAGTGTTAGTGCAGCACGTAATGTATTTGTAGGAGATGCACAAGAATTAAGGATCCTATAGCCAAGAGATATGTTTGGCAGTAGAACAGAATCTTTGTTGATTTCTTCAATTGCAAATATCATCACTTGGGTCCACCGGAAGGGTCGCAGGTCAAATCTAAAAAGGTTTGGTGATTGAAATAGGTTGTAAGAATAAAGAGCTGCTGGTATGTACATACAATGCAAGTTTGAAAAGGGAGTTGAGGAGCATTTATGAAGTAAAAGAAAAGTTAGATGTATTGAGACTTACCCTGCACACTTCACTCCGGGTGGCTCACTCTCAAACGTAAAAGTGGTAGTTATCTCTTTGTTCAAAACTGGGAAAATCCCCCCGATCATTATGTCTCCCTGCTTGAACAAACTTGGCATGTCAAACCTACCAAACAGCTCACATCCAGAAACAGTGTccaggaagaaaacaaatagAGGTAAGATCATAGCTTTCTGTAGCTCGTGCATGTTTACCAGGCATTTTTTAAAAGAGATGAGGACACAGTTCTTATAGTTACTCCATCAGATGCAGGTTGATGTGCTCTCTTTATACAAGGTTGATTCATTTCCCACAGGGCCTGGCAGTCTTAGATGGGTAAGATTACTACAACAGGGAACAGTGGTCACTACATCCAGGATAAACATTACGCAAGTGTCACACACCCCAATGCCAGCAACCTACAGTAAATTTTTTAAATTACTGAAATGTGCATTGATCttcatgataaataaaataagtagCTTCATAGAGAGGCTATTAAAGTAATGCAGCACTGAGAAAGCTTTGTGAAAAAGAGCATCGGTTTGGTTTTTACTTTGGTGGGGACTTTTATGCCAGATGGTCAGTATACACAGTTGTATTTGtgtctttaaataaatattttaatttcattaatattactattgattattattattattattactcagaCAAAGATATTTCAGTTTACATGAAACAGATTCACAATAAGTGAATCACAAAGTAAAGCgctcctgctctcacacacgTCGTCGTCACATTTGTCACTTGCTACGTCGTCATTGCACCTGCTAATTGCTAAATTGTCACTGTATTTTTCTAACTGCTCCGTTGTCATAGCATTTTGGTAACTGCTCATCGTAATTGCATCTGTGAATTTCTACATCATCGTTCTATTatgcaaactgctgcagcatATCATTGCCTTTGGCAAGTGCTGTCATGCTCATGGTCTTCGTTGCCCGTGCGCCACCCGAGATCTATCGTGACACCATGACACCTGAATCATTTTATCACTACTCttgtaattcattcatttaactttaatgtatttaaagtaATGTGTGGGCTATAATGCATGAAATTAATGTAAATTTTAGGAATGGTTTCATTTAAGCATGTTCTTCAAGATTTATTGAAAGTTAAGTGCATAATCTTGTATTCAGTCATAAGCTTACTGTAAAGTTTCTTCTTATTATTTAATAACAAGACATTAATAtaaacacacaggagacattttcatgaaaaaaaaacctttaataTAGAAGTCTGTACaactattattgttattattattaaattagcCTGTTGATCTTAATAACCAGTACATACTTTGTTGGTCCCCTTGAATTCTGTAGACAGGTTATCAGTTGCACTTTCAAGACGACACTCAAAAAATCTAATTTAGTCAGGATTGATTCTAGCAAACTGGGaagtgagacaaacacacagtacaaaGCAGCCAGTAGCTCAATCTGCTCTAACACAGCCCAGGATCTTAGTGTGGATCCCACGCAATCATCAGGTATTTCATCAAACCAGTGTTTTACATTCTTATTTGGAAAAGGAGGCCTGGAAATCAACCAGATAAACAAAACTGTAACAGACAGAGCCctaaactgctgctgtgtggtaCAAAACAATTTCATAATGGTGTGAGTAGCCCTGCAGACAATTAACACATGTACAGTTATCCCCAGAGCACAAGAGAGGCAGATGACAAAGGAGATCCCAACAGCTATCCAGGACCTCTCAGAGCGCTGATGGGTGGTCACTGACGGTGAAAAATGTCGCCATGTCATGGTAAAAAGCATCACCATTGTGGAGTTAGTGCCGGGAGCAGGACTGACTCTGTGTGGTGgtattttcactcttttcatgTAGATTCCCAGCAGCAACACAGCTGCCAGAGAAAACCTTGCAACCCATCTGCTGGTGTCTGTAGGCCGCAAACCTTCCAGCCTGCCTGTGTAAGCAGCAAAATTGATGCCATTAGAGGAAAACATTTAGGAATGAATGACTTGTTGAATGAATGatctttgttttaaatattaCCTGCTTGTGTTAGAAACGCCTCTTTTGGACAGTGTGGTGCATCAAACTTTGATGGCATCTGTTTGCAAGATATGAATATTAGTTATTTCAGACACACGCATTCATGCAAATATAGTTGAGTGATATGGCAGTATATAGCATATTGTGAGAAGATATTAAAGACCACCAACCATCAGTCTTTTATATCATTTGTGCTGTGGCAACTGCTTCATGGTCATATTGGATTTACATAATATTTGTAACAatgcacagaaatacacagaattggctaaaaaaaaatgttattgcaTTGAAGGTTTCTCAGAAAATGCACTATATTACAATATATATATCAATATCATAATCTAAAATTATATTGTACATTTAGTGATGAAGATTTTTCCTATACTGCCCACACTTATCTTTAACCTtcaaaatattgtatttttttaagcaaatcatgcataaatatatacacacaaggTCTTTTCAGATCGCTTGATAATTGTCCTCACAGCATCCATCTCTGACAGTAAAGTGTGAAATGTATTACCTGCTTAATTACAACTAATAAACAGCCTGCATGATTGAAATACTTCTGCTTTTTACtgtattatgtttttatttgttacaATTCTGTCAGCAGGGATGAGCACTAATGATACAGTAAAACAAGCTACTCTTGAGAGACTGAGGCAGAATTAAGGCACCACGTAGAAATACTGTGGTTGCACATGCAAACCTGCACATCGCAGGTCCTGACATAAGCCTTTTTTGATTCTGCTGAGGGCATCATGCTCACTTGAAAGAAGATAAGGAATTCTGGCAAAGCAAATCCAAGTTCTCTGTAGCCGTGCAGGAGTTTGACCTCAAGGTTGCATGCCATACAGATGAAAATGCAATCCATTGTTTTCCAGTGGTCCACTACCACAAGCGTAATGATGTGGGAGCAGTGACCCACAGATCTCACGAGAAGACGTGAAGGGCTGATACTTCTGTAATTTATGCGTGTGCTGTGATAGTTTATCTGTATGAAGGAAAATTACAAACATATAAGATCATAATGCATT encodes:
- the LOC143323396 gene encoding extracellular calcium-sensing receptor-like; its protein translation is MHELQKAMILPLFVFFLDTVSGCELFGRFDMPSLFKQGDIMIGGIFPVLNKEITTTFTFESEPPGVKCAGFDLRPFRWTQVMIFAIEEINKDSVLLPNISLGYRILNSCASPTNTLRAALTLASRPEETELTSPCPPAISAVIAESGSSQSLAVAGALGPFQVPIVSYFSTCACLSDRAKYPTFFRTIPSDYFQAKALAALVKRFGWQWIGAIQSDNDYGRNGILAFTEEVRKLGVCIAFVGTILRTYTMDKVLDVVEMIKQSTVKVILAFVPEGDFYPLMREVVRQNITGIQWIASEAWITAVRPSTPEIYQAFGGALGFVVQKMAIPNLKPFLKGINPYSDPSAAFVRDFWEIMVGCRPVSPGEHTSTEATTELCKGNETLMNSQDVFFNVTQLRVSYNVYKAVYAIAHALHQLVFCQPVGEKTARPCLNISDINPKQVTDHLQMVNFRNQFGDNVFFDVNGDPPASYDVINWQLIDGQVQHVTLGHFATAANGDYKLSIQEEDIVWRTGKMVPTSVCTNVCPVGTRKAQIKGKPTCCFDCITCADGTIANSTGAADCTPCPKEYWSNERRDECVPKTIEFLTYHEPMGIAITVVSLLGASLTLATMMIFILHRETPLIKASNSELSCFLLFSLFLCFLCPLTFIGRPTVWTCMLRHTAFGVTFALCISCVLGKTIVVVTAFKATVPGNKVAGKFGPAQQRIIVCFCTLIQIVICVLWLKLNPPFPDMVFKYSKKIILECNTGSEAAFYAVLGYIGLLAIICLVLAFLARKLPDNFNEAKFITFSMLIFCAVWITFIPAYISSPGKFTVAVEIFAILSSAFGLLISIFSPKCYIILIKPETNTKKHVMGRIFNLNVTS